Proteins from one Chitinophaga oryzae genomic window:
- a CDS encoding SH3 domain-containing protein: MKKLLLFLFVCISHQLFAQEEPNFPDMRSWSIYLSGNDSIDRYIFSDTAYIRVSPDTKQSPIDTLMAGDNITVTGMTAQSLTIRGLQGPWLKIGYRKNGEYRSGYIWQGLVSCAPLRRGDLKFVYGIERRADSIAVSGNKRDTFPKYLVRLKVVQNGILLAKAAQIIGDDETANFSDGKIMSGMGLTNVQHIVVLTFTGAACGIPTDEYYFAWTKDGQLQQLLTKTNIGDADAYYHSEEFIFPNEKNGQPDMIAWNMEEAEATDKVDKNGMNIMKVTAKKSKRYAWDGENKKITEAK, encoded by the coding sequence ATGAAAAAGCTTTTATTGTTTTTATTCGTTTGTATCTCCCATCAACTGTTTGCGCAGGAGGAACCCAATTTCCCGGACATGCGCAGCTGGTCGATTTACCTGAGCGGCAACGACTCCATCGACCGGTACATTTTTTCCGACACCGCCTATATAAGGGTGTCTCCCGATACCAAACAGTCCCCCATCGACACACTGATGGCCGGCGATAACATCACGGTGACCGGTATGACCGCCCAAAGCCTCACCATCCGCGGCCTGCAGGGCCCGTGGCTGAAAATCGGCTACCGTAAAAACGGGGAATACCGGAGCGGGTACATCTGGCAGGGCCTTGTCAGCTGCGCCCCGTTGCGCCGCGGCGATCTCAAATTCGTATATGGCATTGAACGCAGGGCCGACAGCATCGCGGTATCCGGCAATAAAAGAGACACCTTTCCCAAATACCTGGTACGACTAAAAGTGGTGCAGAACGGCATACTGCTCGCCAAAGCGGCGCAGATCATCGGCGATGATGAAACCGCCAACTTCAGCGATGGCAAAATCATGAGCGGCATGGGCCTCACCAACGTACAACACATAGTAGTGCTCACTTTCACCGGCGCGGCCTGCGGCATTCCCACGGACGAATATTATTTCGCATGGACCAAAGACGGCCAGCTGCAACAGCTCCTGACCAAAACCAATATCGGCGATGCCGATGCGTACTATCATTCCGAGGAATTCATATTCCCCAATGAAAAGAACGGGCAACCGGATATGATCGCCTGGAACATGGAAGAAGCTGAAGCCACCGATAAAGTGGACAAAAACGGCATGAACATCATGAAAGTGACCGCGAAGAAAAGTAAACGTTACGCGTGGGATGGCGAAAACAAAAAAATCACCGAAGCAAAATGA
- a CDS encoding SDR family oxidoreductase, which translates to MTQAKILITGATGNVGTQLVKRLSAAHVPFKAIVRGDDSNQYLKSIPEAEIIIADLADEKAVGKALRGIEKAFLLTNSSEQAETLQLNFAVAAHAAGVQHIVKLSQFAAAEQSPVRFLRYHARVENRIRELDLTYTFLRPNLYMQGLLAFKDYIKDEGQFYAAVGNAAISAVDVRDIAAVAAHALTTQGHENKIYDITGGEAVTHYEMADIFTRVLRKPVKFVDVSPEQMEGAVRAAGFPEWQVGGLIEDYAHYARGEAAVVSKAVQEVTGHAAIRFEQFVEDHKALFL; encoded by the coding sequence ATGACACAGGCAAAAATACTTATCACCGGCGCCACCGGTAACGTGGGCACTCAACTGGTAAAAAGACTGTCGGCAGCGCATGTACCTTTCAAAGCGATCGTCCGCGGCGACGATAGCAACCAATACCTAAAAAGCATCCCGGAGGCAGAAATCATCATTGCCGACCTCGCAGATGAAAAAGCGGTAGGCAAAGCATTGCGGGGGATAGAAAAAGCTTTCCTGCTCACCAACTCCTCCGAACAGGCGGAAACATTACAGCTCAACTTCGCAGTAGCCGCACATGCTGCCGGCGTACAACATATCGTTAAACTGTCGCAGTTTGCGGCAGCGGAACAGTCTCCGGTCCGTTTTTTACGCTACCATGCGCGGGTGGAAAACAGGATCCGGGAACTGGACCTGACTTATACTTTCCTGCGCCCCAACCTGTACATGCAGGGACTGCTGGCGTTTAAAGACTACATTAAAGACGAAGGACAGTTTTACGCCGCTGTGGGAAACGCCGCTATCAGCGCGGTAGATGTGCGGGATATTGCCGCGGTAGCCGCACATGCCTTAACAACGCAGGGGCATGAGAACAAAATTTATGATATCACCGGGGGAGAAGCCGTGACCCATTACGAGATGGCAGACATCTTCACCCGTGTGCTGCGCAAACCGGTGAAATTTGTGGATGTGAGTCCGGAGCAGATGGAAGGGGCCGTACGGGCAGCGGGGTTCCCGGAATGGCAGGTAGGCGGACTGATAGAAGACTACGCGCATTATGCCAGGGGAGAAGCGGCGGTAGTGAGCAAGGCGGTGCAGGAGGTGACAGGACATGCTGCCATTCGTTTTGAACAGTTTGTGGAGGACCACAAAGCCTTGTTCCTATGA
- a CDS encoding DUF2314 domain-containing protein, translating into MSDKIFFAKGDSPEMIDAFAKAQATFKYFWRELSWEHRRIIPGLNVACVKVAFSQQLPGDSEPTVEHMWINDIHFDGDTIFGTLINDPNELTNVSNGDEISIPLTQISDWLFAINDRTYGGFTIQAMRAGMTEEERQEHDEAWGLEFGDYNNILVVNNQEENPENLIEHPMSRNMQQSFVDFLQQNPDELNAKDEAGYTLLHKETIAGNLTTVQVLLQQGANAAERTTGGKTALDFAKQLNWEHLVPVLEGK; encoded by the coding sequence ATGTCCGACAAAATTTTCTTCGCCAAAGGAGACAGCCCCGAAATGATCGACGCTTTTGCTAAAGCGCAAGCCACCTTCAAATACTTCTGGCGGGAGCTCTCCTGGGAACATCGCCGCATCATCCCGGGCCTGAACGTAGCCTGCGTGAAAGTAGCCTTCTCCCAGCAACTCCCCGGCGATAGCGAACCCACCGTTGAACACATGTGGATCAACGATATCCATTTTGATGGCGATACCATCTTCGGTACCCTGATCAACGACCCGAACGAGCTGACCAACGTGAGCAACGGTGATGAAATCAGCATTCCGTTAACGCAGATCAGCGACTGGCTGTTTGCCATCAACGACCGCACCTACGGCGGTTTCACCATCCAGGCCATGCGCGCCGGCATGACCGAAGAAGAAAGACAGGAACACGACGAAGCATGGGGCCTCGAATTCGGCGACTACAACAACATCCTCGTTGTAAACAACCAGGAAGAGAATCCGGAAAACCTGATCGAACATCCCATGAGCCGCAACATGCAACAGAGCTTTGTGGATTTCCTGCAACAAAATCCGGATGAACTGAATGCAAAAGATGAAGCAGGCTATACGCTGCTGCATAAAGAAACCATCGCCGGAAACCTCACCACCGTGCAGGTATTACTGCAACAAGGCGCCAACGCGGCCGAGCGGACTACCGGCGGCAAAACGGCACTGGATTTCGCCAAACAGCTGAACTGGGAACACCTGGTCCCCGTGCTGGAAGGAAAATAA
- a CDS encoding GNAT family N-acetyltransferase translates to MKYDIKGKTYSYIAGIKDNNPVRLSFDQLSVHTFRLSFEPWYQAGYWDDSCVPHVLLDGDTVVANATVNILRVRWQGQEKTWLQLGTVMTHPDYRHQGLSRWLMDKIFEEWAGKYDAMVLFANKRVLGFYPKFGFIPAGEYQYHTRQLSPQTGKVRRLDMDNAADRELLLQKYAQSNPFAALTVTAPAGLLMFYCTQFMKTSVYYLEETAVIAVVEHEGGVMTCHDIFGETSHSLPLLLSVLMEKDTRQVVLGFTPADVTGFTMLPLKTEDLTLFVLNGKENIFAGHQLMIPTLAHT, encoded by the coding sequence ATGAAATACGACATCAAGGGGAAAACGTATTCCTATATTGCTGGCATCAAAGACAATAACCCCGTCCGGCTTAGTTTTGATCAGCTCTCTGTACATACTTTCCGCCTCAGCTTCGAGCCGTGGTACCAGGCAGGCTATTGGGACGATTCCTGCGTTCCCCACGTGCTGCTCGATGGCGATACGGTTGTTGCCAACGCAACGGTCAATATCCTCCGGGTACGCTGGCAGGGCCAAGAAAAAACCTGGCTGCAGCTGGGCACCGTCATGACACATCCCGACTACCGCCACCAGGGCCTCTCCCGTTGGCTGATGGATAAAATATTCGAAGAATGGGCTGGTAAATACGACGCCATGGTGCTGTTTGCCAACAAACGCGTGCTCGGCTTCTATCCGAAATTCGGGTTCATACCGGCCGGCGAATACCAGTACCATACCCGGCAGCTGTCGCCCCAAACAGGCAAAGTACGCCGGCTGGACATGGACAACGCGGCCGACAGGGAACTGCTCCTGCAGAAATATGCACAGTCCAACCCGTTCGCCGCACTGACAGTGACCGCCCCCGCCGGCCTGCTGATGTTCTATTGTACACAGTTCATGAAGACAAGCGTGTACTACCTGGAAGAAACAGCTGTGATCGCAGTGGTGGAACACGAAGGAGGCGTGATGACCTGTCATGATATTTTTGGAGAAACCAGCCATTCGTTACCGCTCCTTTTGTCTGTGCTGATGGAGAAAGACACCCGACAGGTGGTACTTGGTTTCACACCGGCGGATGTTACCGGCTTCACCATGCTGCCGTTGAAGACAGAAGACCTCACGCTTTTTGTACTGAACGGCAAAGAGAACATTTTCGCCGGCCATCAGCTGATGATACCTACTTTGGCACATACTTAA